TCTCAACATTGTTTACAGTTTCTGATatgttcttatgcagaactgtattaaaatctttcatctgctggttgggtgtacgaaTCTGCTTAATTACAAACTTTTTTGTGATGGATTTAAATGAAGAAATACTACTTCGTCTTTATAACAAGTTATGCATTCCGTTGAACAAACCCTAAAAATAGTTTCCCATGAAAAACGTTTTTAGATCCGATAACAGAACTACTGCATATCAAGTATATGTATAAAGGCAAAGAAAGTCTCTAATCGTCACATGAATGAAGTCCAAACTTTTCAATGCTTCTGGACTAAtcgtataaataaaaatatttgaaaacatgACAGCTCGTGCAGGTCGCTTTGTTTGAGACATGGGTGCAAACCGATGTCACACTGATGCCACTGACTGTATAGAGAAAACCAGAGCAGATAAGCGTTCATCGTTACATGGAACGATCACGATACCGTTGCTTCTAAACGATGCAATCCTTGATGAGCATGCAATCGAAAAACGAGCAAAAAGTTAATTACACACCGGAAGTAATGACACTTTTATTTCCTTAGGGGCAGAAgaccaagttttttttcttgcatGTAGGTTTGTGGTACGCTTGTATGAACTGCAGAAACAATAATTGGATTATTATTCGGTAACTCAACTTTTTTCTACTTAAATATATTGAATCGCCCAACACATGAGGGATTATATATATAAAGTTTCATTTCAATCCGTAGCCTTGCATTTGCTAGGAACTCAAACGATTTCTATTTTCATGCCTGTTTTCAGACAATGGACTTCACCCCGCTGCCATCGGAGTTGGAGGAGCTGATACTGTGCAGCTGCTGCCACCTGCCGTTCAACGATACGGATGCAGTGCCGAAGCTGTTCTCCTGCCGGCACTATTTCTGCCTGAAATGCGTCAACCAGGTGCTCATGAAGGGTACCGAGCTGTACTGTGTGCACTGCTGGAAGCGAACGGAGCTCAGCGGACCGGACATGAAGCCGGAAAATCTGCCGACGCATAATGCCATTCTGTACCTGTCGCAGAACTTGAGTATGATTTCGAGCGGAAGTGCCACTAGTAGTGGAGGTACCGCTGCAGGAACCAGCACAGGAAGTGTCAACGGTGGAGGCAACAAAAAGCCCCCCGACAAGAGTGGAACGAACGGAACGACGGCCACGAGTAGTGCCAGTAGTGTTATAAGCGGAACTAGCGCAACGAGTGTAACGAACGGAAACTCGGCTGCCAACGGGAACATCGGTTTAGGTAGTAATAGTGCAGGGTGCGGCTGGTGCTGGAGCGATCGGATCGGGAAAATATAGAAATAAGGGCGAAAACTGTATGACACACGCGATGCCGAATGCGTTGTGGTGTCTCAAATGTAACATAATCCTATGCCGAGCCTGTGCTAGCACGGAAGAACATCGGAATCACACTGTCAAGACCCAGGCGGAGGCACGCGACCAGATCCGTTCCGATATTGCATCGGATCTGCTGTTGATGCAAAAGTCTCTCTCCGAGTTGCAGCATTTTGTATTCAAGCAACGTGATTTCCTGCTCAAAATCCTCGAAGCATGTACAGCGTTGAAGACTCAGGTCGAAACTGAACTGATCAACCATCTGCCCACGTTCGAAGTGGCAGAAATACGAAGTAATCTTACAAAAGCGAAACTTTTCCTTAGCATGCTCGACCAGCAATCTCCGGCAGACGCGTACAAATTGTACGCTAATCTCAATATCGAAAAACAACGGCTACAGTCCAAGTATCAGGAGATGTATCTCCAATGCAAGCTCGACGATCTGATACAACACTACGGTATACTGTTTGACTTCGAGTTGATCAAACAAGCGCTATCGAACCTGAACACAATCGATCCGATCTCGTTCGGAAACGGTGCCATTGGTGGGCTGGGATTGACCGCCGGCGGTACCACTATCAATGGGCACCACAATTCCATACTGCTACTTGCCAATTACTGTATCTCGCAACTGTATTCACGCCACATTTTAACCACCAAACATCACCAACAATCGCAGCACATCGATACTAATACATTAGGCTACGCAATATCCTCCCCCTCGCAAACAAACCCCGGAAGCGGAGTCCCACATTCACCCAACCACAGCGGAATCCTGACGGGACCACCGGGGATGCCACAGCCTCCACACTCCGGATCATATGCAAGTCAATTGAACGATATGGCGGCAATCATCATTGCACCTCCCATGCACCAAACAGGAAGCCGAACCGATGGCACGAACTCGGCCCGTACGTCCGGTTCCGGTTCGACATACCTGAGTGAAATCCTCAACGGTAGTTCCATGCAGCATTTGCATCAACATTCCGGATCTTCCCAGCATCAGCCGCTGACGCCTCCGGGCCATCCCCTTTCCTCATCTTCCTCCAGCGTGGTTTCGCTAGTTCCTTCAACCGCACAGCAACAGGTACAGAAGCAAGTCCAGGCGGCAGCGGTCGCATCGTCACTGCTGTGCAATCCATCGCTGCACGTCTATCCGATCTACTTCTTCAACATCGAAATCAACGGCCAACCGTTCGGCCGGATTTTGATCGAAGTGCGCAACGACGTGGCCCCCAAAATGGCCAAGAACTTTGGTGCCCTGGCGTCCGGTGATTTGGGATTCGGCTACAAGGGCTGCAGCATCTTCCAGTGCTGGGAGAACGAGAGCATCATCACCGGGGACTTTGAGCTGAACAACGGCCGCGGTGGCCGGTCGGTGTTCGAGGAGGGATTCTTCATGCCGGACGATACCAAAATTTTGGCGATCCGTGGATCGGTTGGAATGCGCCGGAGCCAGAAGCGTCACGACAACATGGGCCTGGTCGGGTCCCAGTTCCGCATCATATTGCGGGAGATGCGCGGCTTCACCGGAATTTTCGCGTTCGTGGTGGAAGGGCTGGACCTGGTGGAGAAGATCAGCCAGGCGGGCGATTCGGCCGGGAAGCCGCAGAGCAATGTGCTGATTGTTAATTGTGGTAAATGGCAGTAAATGAGCCGCTGGGGAAAGAAGATTCGGGATTTTGTTTTCGGGGGATTTTATGATAGCTAGTGGTTAAGTTATCGATTGTCTCTTATTATCGTCCTTTATACACTATGTGGGTTATGATTTGTTAGTTTAAATACGTAGCTAGAAGCAGGCTGTTGTTAGATTTTAcgttttttaatgaaatattcACTAGTTTCGAGTATTAGTGCATTTAGTTACTAAGGGCGTTACACCTTTTACGGATATTTGGCGGCTACCCTATCGTAGGGATATCAATTTGAGCTGCACGAGAGGGAAGTGTTTTTGTTGGGTTATAGGTTAGTGGAGTAGAGAGTATCGCAAATAcgacgatcaatttgaatttggtgTCTCATTCACGGTAGAAATTGTGATTGAAATTATTGATTATGAATGTTGACTAGAATTGAATCTGCCTAGAGTTCACGGGTATCttaaaataaaaacagaaaACATGTTTAATAAAATTTTCTAGCAGTTTGTTCAATGCAATGTCTTCAGAAGCGtacatttttcatacattcgcAGTCATTATTTGATTTATCGAAACTAGCAAtacttcaaaattaattttgaaaagtttcagAGTTTGCCCTttcatatttttgctaaaacTTGAGTCCTATGGAAACATTTGACTCAGACTATCTGATCTATGAAACTGCTCTTGCAGTAGAAACTATCCAATATTTAGTGAATCGCAAGTGACTTGGGCACTTGTGTAGCTTTATTCAAAACATTCCATATTGCACAATACTTTAGAAGCAGAtctaaaaatgtttgaattttttttatttgactccAAGCACACACTAATTCGCagatttttgttaaattttacaagttattcaaaagcAGAACTGTTAAGTATgttaaagttcaataaaaaaaatgaaaattggcaAACAGAAgctactatatttggtttttgtatGATGTGTGTGCAATACGTTCGAGTCAATATTTCGAATATGAATGAGGCACCACATTATGACGGTTAATAACTCTTTTCAATATTATTATTCCGTTGTTACGTTTTCTACCTGAAGGCTCCAGTTAAACTGGAGGGCTGGGCTGTGTGTAATAATGGCCAGTTGATGGCCTCAATCGGTAAATTATCAATCGCATTTCAGAGAATTACATATAGAGCATGATTTATGAAATAAAGTATAGATGTTCAAGTTTTAAACTACCCTATCCTAGTTGTTGAAAGACGGGCAAAGTTAATACTGAGGATATGAATACCAAATAATATAAAGCTTTTTAAACATCAACAGATCGCTGCTAAACAGTAGCTGACCTCCAAAAAACCATAGGTGGTAAAAGaagaaggcaaaaaaaaaaaacaaaaataaataaaataaatgcatAAAAATTAGATTTGTAAATCGATGATGAAACGTAGAATGTAGAAATGAATCGGAAGCAGATTGTAGAAATTGAAGCGATTGGTCTTTTTTGTCTCGACGCAACACATATACACATCCGCAAACGTATTGAATTTATCCTCTCTATCGCACATATTACCAATCAATCTAGTTTTGTACAATCCGAATAAATCTGACTAAAGCGATCAAACAAACGACGGAAATGTTTGGGAAAAGAAGCAACTCTACAGGGTGATACTGTTTTTCATTTAACCTAGTTACCACGTAAACCATAGAGATTTCGAAAATGCGCGTAGTGCGACTTATCCTTTTTCTAGTAGAAAAACTGGCTGTATTTATACATATAAGATTGCGAAAAATCGTAGACAGCGGAACTGTTAATCCACCGAAAGcaaacgatcgatatgatttcGTTGGTTTTAACCTGGTCAACATTGGTAGTTGCGAGAGCGAAGAAAGTTCAGCTTAGCTGAAGCAGCTTCTAGAAATGCTGCACAAACGACGTGTTTAGCATTGTAACTAAGAAAAATCAGATGGAAAAGAAAGTACAATAACTTGTGAAAAATCGTTATTCACGTTCGGAATGATGAAGCGAAATATTTAAAGCGGGATAAGTTTAACGGATAGAATAAGGCTATTTAAATCATACAATGGACAGTTCCAATATGTAAACAAACTGTAAAGTATTGATCAGGAacgtcaaaaaataaaacaaacaaaaaaatacaaaaatatatacATATTACGGTGTGTGTTAGTGACGCTAATATAGTCAAATAGATACAAAATCCATGTAAGAAAGTAGTGACAAACTAAACGGAAAGTTGAATTATTAACGCTCCTTACCCTTCATACGCGGAAAACTgaaacacacacacagacatctaaaaaatacacaaatataATGCAGCACTCTACCCTCTtacacacacaaacaaacatTGTTAAGAGCGAACGTGAAACACTTAACCCAAAAATGCACACACATGTAAACGGTGAGAGAAATCAGAAATACATATATCGTTAGAAATAGTTTATGAATGCGAAAGAAGAGACTGAATGTTTTCGAAAAAACGATAAAAACGAAACTGTCGGACTGCAAAAGCGTAACTAACTAACCGAAAATCATACGGAAACATAAACCAACCGCAAACATTTTACAAAACACAACCACTCGGAAATCTCAAATCGTATTTTGTATGAATCGAAATGCGAACCAAAGAAACACAAACacttacacacatacataccGAAACATTTAAACATGGCGAAAGGGATTTGTACAGAACGATGTCATTATTTCACAAAGTTAGTGTTCGTTAATTCGTCGAAACGGTCGAGTTGGTTTGATTATGTTTAACGGAACATCTCGTGGTGGTCGTGTCGGCACGCGTCAGAAATTTCAACGGAAGAAGAGCGGGGAATTGTGTCAAAGAATGTCTTCACAGTTTGGGTTTATTCTACGAGTAGAGTACGTCCTGGGATAGAACTGGCAAAGATGGAGAAAATGTAACGTCATATGCTTCCCGGCAATCACTGTCACGGATTGTCAGATGCATCCAGCAGCTTTCTCTGTAAAAATATTGCTATCCCATATAACATATTTTGCATGACTTCTGTTTTACGAAGATTgtctcactttgaaaagtatttcaaCATAGCCATGCAATTTAATATTGAACAGTGTGtttgaatatgtgttttattcttgattatgaaaatatttattttcaaattcacgaattatatttttttaatgttcaCACACTTTACATTTTTAATCGGGTTATCAGCAATTTTTAAAACTTGGCTTggccgagattcgcacagccgatcCTCTCAGTAAACAATTCTaaccgagatttctgtcaaagtgaCGTTTCGTTGCTTCAGCTCAGCAAATAATTTACTGAAAATCAGCTACCAAATgccattttagccgaaaataagTTCTTTATGTTGCTAAAtagacggctgtgcggattttgcggAGCTGAAAATCGATGGAACCCAGGAACCAGgaaaaagaagcagcgtctttacAAGTCTCGTTTCAGCATTCAACCACATTCAACTACTTTCacatcatttgaaaaatctcaCGTCACTgtactcgtagaataagcccaaattttataaattgatatgaaaaaaaCAGCAGAAATACAAAGAAACGATACAGGAGCGACCAACGGATCAATTCGAGGTTGAGCATTCACGAAGGGAAAGATTTAGCGATAAACATCTATCCTTTATTCAATTGAAGCAtatattaataaaataaaattgaataagttgtttgacgaaaatgcataagtttgattttccgtaattccgagaaaacaacaacaaaataagTGTTTTCAACCgaaatgtacacatttttacAATTTCTTTGATTCATACGTTCAATTattgcaaccaaccaaccaattgcAACCACTTCACCATATGTCcactagggtgccaatgaaaataacattttcgaatTTTATTACCCTAAAATATATGCAacatttgagctcaatcggacatgatttaggggtgactaaaattcatcaaagttaaGACATTTTtatccatgaaaattttcccaaaggaaaagtccaaaatcgaatttttatttttgatgcctctgacgttatttaaaaaaaataaaaaaaaaacgatttcagATGACGAAAATTTTtccatcgaattttaacactgcaatacgcaaacgttttcgtagccaaataTATCCCCTTGAGCAAAACCAGAAATTTCCTAAGCTctaaaatatgcccctatgtaaaatttgagctccatcggacatgatttagggatgctcaaaatcttgctataaaaattttgaattttgaagtcCCAAAAatcttctaagagaaaaaaccattaaaaaaaatttttttttgagataaCATCTCgactttttatgcatttttaagtcatttggcatttgGACATTTGGTGATGaaaggcacccctaaatcatgtccgattgagctcaaattttgtatggggtcatattttggggtaaagaaacttgtgagcaatgtcgttttttgaaattcgatgacaatttttttttaccatatacattccattggcaccctaatgtCCACGATATTTCAAGCTTCAGAGCATTAAGAACaaactattacaattaaatatatttaaatttttttgggcGAGGAAACTTAAGCTTCTACCGCCCAAGACCGCCTTTTAAGAGATCTTCCAACcattaaaaaaattttttttttgagataaCATCTCgactttttatgcatttttaagtcatttggcatttgGACATTTGGTGATGaaaggcacccctaaatcatgtccgattgagctcaaattttgtatggggtcatattttggggtaaagaaacttgtgagcaatgtcgttttttgaaattcgatgacaatttttttttaccatatacattccattggcaccctaatgtCCACGATATTTCAAGCTTCAGAGCATTAAGAACaaactattacaattaaatatatttaaatttttttgggcGAGGAAACTTAAGCTTCTACcgcccaagaccgcctttaaACGGGGcactttgattatttttttgtaattttcaatcgTTCGAAAAGTGTTTGATTTCGATGTAGTAAATGTAGtttaaaattaactttaaaaattaacattattaaaacattattggaaattgagtatttttttgtTCCTCCGTGTttcagtatttttccacaactaatcTTATTcaatagaacagcggttctcaacctggggtacatgtacccctgggggtgccttcgctggccctaggaggtacctcggacaaaaatgcgtaatggcggacgtattacaattccaatcaaaacttattgataaagttttgacgattgcgtattttttatttcaaaaatttatattttatggggaactgttccattttccatctcattgaacatatattcGTCTCGTCGCAAAACAGAGATATACAGCATCAATCTTGTCGcttatttttgctaacatgcgtgttcactgctgcacaaaaataaaaaaacaaatcaaattcctttttattgctttgtttttgatggcatggaaatgggagctatgagatgaagtgccgaaccgttcccctacataatatgcaatgcgttcaataaatcccaattgaatcctgccttccacaaTCAGCACAATGTCAAATCAATCAgcgcggaacaaaagatcaaacgaacaaaacgtcgaatgaacaaaatgatttttttttcactaaagctCTTTTGATTCGttgctcagtagcctcctttcagaggcacagaaggctcctttcaagaggctcggaaggctcttttcaaaaggctcaaaattccctttcaagaggctcaaaagcctcctttcagaatgCTAAAAAGTCTCCTtctctagaggctcaaaagccttctttcaaggggctggcaagaggctcgcaaacctcctttcaaga
The nucleotide sequence above comes from Armigeres subalbatus isolate Guangzhou_Male chromosome 3, GZ_Asu_2, whole genome shotgun sequence. Encoded proteins:
- the LOC134219397 gene encoding LOW QUALITY PROTEIN: uncharacterized protein LOC134219397 (The sequence of the model RefSeq protein was modified relative to this genomic sequence to represent the inferred CDS: deleted 1 base in 1 codon), which gives rise to MWKTMDFTPLPSELEELILCSCCHLPFNDTDAVPKLFSCRHYFCLKCVNQVLMKGTELYCVHCWKRTELSGPDMKPENLPTHNAILYLSQNLSMISSGSATSSGGTAAGTSTGSVNGGGNKKPPDKSGTNGTTATSSASSVISGTSATSVTNGNSAANGNIGLGSNSAGCGGAGAIGSGKYRNKGENCMTHAMPNALWCLKCNIILCRACASTEEHRNHTVKTQAEARDQIRSDIASDLLLMQKSLSELQHFVFKQRDFLLKILEACTALKTQVETELINHLPTFEVAEIRSNLTKAKLFLSMLDQQSPADAYKLYANLNIEKQRLQSKYQEMYLQCKLDDLIQHYGILFDFELIKQALSNLNTIDPISFGNGAIGGLGLTAGGTTINGHHNSILLLANYCISQLYSRHILTTKHHQQSQHIDTNTLGYAISSPSQTNPGSGVPHSPNHSGILTGPPGMPQPPHSGSYASQLNDMAAIIIAPPMHQTGSRTDGTNSARTSGSGSTYLSEILNGSSMQHLHQHSGSSQHQPLTPPGHPLSSSSSSVVSLVPSTAQQQVQKQVQAAAVASSLLCNPSLHVYPIYFFNIEINGQPFGRILIEVRNDVAPKMAKNFGALASGDLGFGYKGCSIFQCWENESIITGDFELNNGRGGRSVFEEGFFMPDDTKILAIRGSVGMRRSQKRHDNMGLVGSQFRIILREMRGFTGIFAFVVEGLDLVEKISQAGDSAGKPQSNVLIVNCGKWQ